The genomic DNA TCATCAGCCCGTGGGACGTCAGCCTGTTAAAGGGCATCGAAAAGGCGATCATCGCCTCGAATATCGGCATCAACCCCACCAACGACGGAAAAGTGATCCGCCTCGTTTTCCCCGATCTTACCGAAGAGCGCCGCCGCGAACTCGCCAAGCAAATCAAAGCGATGAGCGAAGAGAGCAAGGTGGCCGCCAGAAATGTCAGACGCGACGCGATGGAAGCCCTCAAAAAACTCAAAAACAATAAAGAGATCTCCGAGGACGAATGCGCGGGCGTCGAAAAAGACGTCGAAAAGACTGTCTCCAAGTGCATCGAGCAGATTGAAAAATGCACGGCGGATAAGGAAAAAGAGATCCTTTCCGTATAGGAAAGACGCTATGAGAAATATCAGACTCCCCGCCCACGTCGCCTTCATCATGGACGGCAACGGCCGCTGGGCGAAAAAGCATTTCCGTCCCCGCGGATACGGGCATAAAATGGGCGTGCAGAACATGATCAAACTGTGTTCGCATGCGTTCAAACTGGGCGTGAAGATCGTCACGGTGTACGCCCTTTCCACCGAAAATCTCTCCCGTCCGCAGGAAGAACTCGACGGGATCTACGATCTTTTCCGTTCGTATTTTCAAAAGCAGAAGGGCAAAATCCAGGAGTTGGGCGTGCGCGTCAACGTGATGGGCGATCTGACGCCTCTCCCCGAGGACGTGCGCGGACTTTTGCTGGAAACTATGCGCGACACCGCGGTCAATGCACCCAACGGACTTTTAAATCTGTGCATCAATTACGGCGCGCGCCAGGAGATCATTCAGGCGGTCAATCATGCCGTGGCGTTCGGGCGTTTCGTGGACGAAAACAGTTTCAAATCGCTGTTGTATTCCGCGGGCATGCCCGATCCCGACCTCATCATCCGAACGGGCGGCGAGGTGCGGCTGAGTAATTTTTTACTCTATCAGGCGGCGTATACCGAGTTGTATTTTTCCAATAAAATGTGGCCTGAATTTTCCAGGCGAGATCTGGAAAAAGCGCTCGTCAATTATTCGCAGCGCGACAGAAGGTTCGGAAACGTAAAAAAGGGTTGATAATATGTTGAAAAGGTTGATTACGGGCATCGTCTATATCGGTATCATCGTGGGTTTTTTCTTTCTGCGCCACGTGCATACCTCCTTGTTCGGTATTCTGGTGTACGCCTTTTCCATCATCGGCACGCTGGAAATGATTCAGGCGTTCGCCCATAAGAGCGCGCAGCCCGACGGCTCGCTCGCCCCGAAAGTGGCGATGACCAACGCACAGAAATCCGCCGTGATGACGTACGCCGTGTTCTTTGCGCCCGCGTATTATACCGTAAATCATCTCTATCCGGGCGAGGGCTACCGCGCCATGCTCGTGCT from Candidatus Borkfalkia ceftriaxoniphila includes the following:
- the uppS gene encoding polyprenyl diphosphate synthase: MRNIRLPAHVAFIMDGNGRWAKKHFRPRGYGHKMGVQNMIKLCSHAFKLGVKIVTVYALSTENLSRPQEELDGIYDLFRSYFQKQKGKIQELGVRVNVMGDLTPLPEDVRGLLLETMRDTAVNAPNGLLNLCINYGARQEIIQAVNHAVAFGRFVDENSFKSLLYSAGMPDPDLIIRTGGEVRLSNFLLYQAAYTELYFSNKMWPEFSRRDLEKALVNYSQRDRRFGNVKKG
- the frr gene encoding ribosome recycling factor, with product MEEILLVLEERLEKTFSVLKENYASVRAGRANPHILDKVLVDYYGTMSPLNQVGNISVSDAKCLVISPWDVSLLKGIEKAIIASNIGINPTNDGKVIRLVFPDLTEERRRELAKQIKAMSEESKVAARNVRRDAMEALKKLKNNKEISEDECAGVEKDVEKTVSKCIEQIEKCTADKEKEILSV